Part of the Thermococcus barossii genome is shown below.
TGTCGGTCGGTGGGTTGTGGCTGGCCGTTATCATAACCCCGCCGTCGCCATACTCTCTCGTCGCCCAGGCCAGGGCCGGTGTTGGGATTAAGTCCGCGTCGAGAACTTCCTTCCCGGTCGAGAGGAGCCCCGCGACGAGGGCGTTCTTGAGCATCACGCTTGAAGTTCTCCCGTCCCTCGCGACCACGATGCTCTCTCCCTCGATGTAAGTCCCCATTGCCTTTCCTACGTCCATCGCGAGCTCGGGAGTGACCTTTTCCCAGAGGGTGCCCCTAATTCCAGCGGTACCGAAGAGCCTCATGTCACCACCGGAACTATTTGGTGCGGGGGTTATAAACGTATATCGCCAGTCCGCGGTGGTTAACCAGCCTCATCCCCCTGGGCATGCTATCCCCCGTCAGCGGAAGGATGTAAACCGGAACGCCCAGCTTCCGTCCCAGTTCGAGGATGGGCTGCACTATCTCGGGCGTTGGCCTGACTGAGTAGAGCGCGCGGGCGTTTCTGTAAAGTTCGAGCCTCGGGCTGAAGAGGTCGTCTCGCACCGCCTCTATGCCCAGCTCCCTGGCCCTCTCCACAGCCTGAGGGTTCCAGTCGATGGCCAGAACGTCGTAGCCCAGGCTTTTCAGTTTGAGCGCGACCTTGAACTGGAAGCCTATGCCCAGTTCGACTATCTTTCCCCTTGGAACCTCCCTGGCCAGAAACTCGGCGAAGTCCTCGAGTGGCATGGGAGAAAATGGGGAAAGGGGGTTTAAAAAGCTTCAGAATATTGCCTTTCCGTTTTTCTTTTCGAAGGTGTGGGCTTTCCGCATGTCGAAGACGACGTCGACTTCTTGACCTTCCCTGACTTTTGATTCCGACCTGAATGCTCCGAGGAATGTTACTCCTCCAACGCGCAGGTGGACTATCTTCTCGCTCCCCAGGTTTTCAATAATCTCCACCATTGCTCGAACCATGTTCTCGCCGGGAACCTTCACTTGAGCGAACATTGCGTCGTAAATATCCTCCGGGCGAATCCCGAAGATTACCTCCTTCCCAACGAGGTTCCTCTCCTCAAGAACCTCGAACTGGTCGGGCAGGAACTTAAGCCTGAATTCCCCAAAGTCTGCAAAACCGTCCTCGGTTATTGTCGCGTTCATGAAGTTCATTGGGGGTGATCCGATGAAGCCGGCGACGAAAGTGTTTGCCGGCCTGTCGTAAACTTCATCCGGCGTTCCGACCTGTTGGAGTACTCCAGCGTTGATGACTGCAATCCTGTCGCCCATGGTCATTGCTTCCACTTGATCGTGGGTGACGTAGATTGTGGTGACTCCGAGCTGCCTCTGGAGCCTCTTGAGTTCGGCGCGCATTTTCACTCTGAGTTTAGCGTCCAGGTTGCTCAGGGGCTCGTCCATGAGGAAGACCTGGGGCTTCCTCACTATCGCCCTGCCCAGGGCAACCCTCTGCCTCTGACCACCGCTCAGCTCCCTCGGCTTCCTCTTGAGTAATTCCGTCAGGCCGAGGAGTTCTGCGACTTCCCTGACGCGTTGGTCGATTTCTTGTTTTGGGACTTTTCTGAGCTTGAGGGGGAAGGCTATGTTGTCGTAGACTGTCATGTGGGGGTATAGCGCGTAGCTTTGGAAGACCATTGCGATGTCCCTGTCCTTCGGTGGAACGAAGATTCCCTTCTCGGGGTCGGCCACGAGCTTGTCTCCGATGTAGATTTGGCCTTTGGTGGGTTCTTCTAAGCCTGAAATCATTCTCAAGGTGGTTGTTTTTCCGCAGCCGCTTGGCCCGAGGAGGATCATGAATTCTCCGTCTTTCACATGAAGATTCATATCCTTAACGGCCGCAAAATCACCAAACATCTTCCAAACGCCGGTGAGCCTTACCTCCGCCATTTTCTCACCCCTAAAAGGAAAATGGAGGTCAGCGCCTCCTCCTGAGGAGGAGCGGTATCGTGGCGAGGGCCACGAGCATCGCGGGCCCACAGATCCCGCCACCTTCGCCAGGGGAGGTGCTGGTGGTAGTTGTTGTCGTACCCGTGGTGCTGGTAGTGGTAGTCTGGCTCGGTGAGGTCGTCGAGGTTTCGCTCGTGGTAGTGGTGGTTTCGGTCGGTGTCTCGGTCGGGGTCGGCTGCTCGCCGCCGGTGCCCTCGACGAGCGGTATCATGAGCACCGTTGCCAGTGTCTTCTTCTCAAGGTCGTAGCTGCTCAGCTGCTCTTCCTGAGTTGGCTTAAAGCCCTCCGGCACGAGTTCGTCAACAACCCTTGGCGCCAGGTTGTCTATGACCGCCTGTGGGTCTGCTCCTCCCAGCTTCCACTGCTCGGCTTCTACAGCAACTGGCCTCCACTTGTCCGGTCCATAGCCGTCCTGTGAGCCCACAAGGATTGCCGTGTACAGCCCGTAGTCCGAGATGTTGAGGTACTTCTTCGGTAGCTTGACTATGACCGCGTTCTTTACCGGGTCGGCTGAAATCTGCATCTCTCCCTGGTACACCGTTCCGTCCGGAAGGACGATGAGGTTACCGTAGTCCCATCCGGCTATTCTCAGCGCGAGGTCCCACGGATGGGTTGGGTCGAGCCGTACGTTGCTTCCCGGTCCGTCAGGGAACATTTTGATTGCACTTGTGTTTCCGCCCTCCCTGAAATCGAAGTATGCCTCGATTATCTGGAGGCTGAAGCCGTTGGGCCCGTTCCACGGGTTTCCTCCAAGGTCTTTGAAGTAGAACTCGAGCGTCCAGTCGTCGCTCCCCTCGACCATCTTGAACTTGAGCAGGTCAAGGTGTCCCGGAACGAAAACTTTGTCCGTTGGGTAGGTGTAGGTTCCCGGCCCGTGGTCGTCTCCCTCGGGGTCGTTCACGACTATTCCCTGCTTGAGCAGCGGGAGGGCTTTGACGGTTGCAAGCTTCATCTCGTTGGCATCGTAACTGCTCAGCTGTTCCTCCTGGGTTGGCTTGAAGTTGGCGGGGGCGAGGAGGTCCATAACGCGCGGAGCAACGTTGTTGATTACAGCCTGTGGGTCTGCTCCTCCCAGCTTCCACTGCTCGGCTTCTACAGCAACCGGCCTCCACTTGTCCGGGCCGTAACCGTCCTGACTCCCGGTAAGGACAGCCCCCCAGAGGCCGTAGTCTTCGTTTATTGTGATGTACTTCTTCGGTACCTTGACTATGACCGCGTTCTTTACCGGGTCTGCCGAGATTTGCATCTCGCCTTGGTAAACGGTTCCGTTGGGCAGGACGATGAGGTTACCGTAATCCCAGCCCGCTATCCTGAAGGCGACGTCCCACGGGTGGTCCGGATCGAGGTTGACGTTGGCTCCGGGTCCATCGGGGAACATTTTGATGGCCGAACTGTTGCCGCCGTCCTTGAAGTCGAGGTAGACCTCTATTATCTGGAGGCTGAAGCCGTTCGGTCCGTTCCAGGGGTTTCCTCCAAGATCCTTGAAGTAGAACTCCATCACGTAGCTGTCCGTCTGTTCAAGCATCCTGAAGCGGAGGAGGTCAAACACGCCCGGCTTGAAGACCTTGTCGGTCGGATAGGTGTAGGTTCCCGGCCCGTGGTCATCGCCCTGGGGGTCTTCTATGTCTGCTATGACGACTCCCTTGACCTCGGTCGGAAGCTTCAGCTCGACCGGCGTGCTTATGACCTCCAGTCTTCCGTCCTTCACAGTTGAGACCGTGAAGTAGAAGTCGCTCGGGCTGGCTAGGTAGTCGAAGGGCACAACAACCTCTATTCCTTCACTCGTCTCCCTGACCGTCGCCTCTCCGAGCTTCTCGCTGTTCTCGTAGTCGGTGGCCTTGTACACCTCGGCCTTCCCATCACGGTACACGACGTGCTTGGTTATCATCAGTCCGACGCTGTCGGCGGAGAACGGGAACATCGAGTACCTAAACTCGCTTGGCCTCTCCTGGAGGAGTGTGAAGGTGTTTCCCACGCGCTCTCCCTTCTCCCAGATGCTGACCTCGAACTCGCTGAGGTTGCCCCTCACGAGGAAGTGAAGCCCCTCGCCGTCGAAGTAGACGCCAACGCTCTTGGCCAGTGATGACATGCTGGAGAAGTTCTTCATCTCGCCTTCTTTGAGTCCGACCAGTCCCCTCGTCGTGTAGGGCTCCCCGTCGGGGAAGTAGTTTCCAAAGAGGTAGCTAGGCGGCTCGACTCCAGCGAGCCTGTACATCTCGTAGAGGTAGGTCTTGAGGTAGCGGTCAAAGGTGTAGTCCTGCCCGCTGTCTTGGTCACTTCCGTACCACCAGAACCAGTCACTCGCCTCTGCCCTGAGCAGGTACTCGTGGGCTTTCTCCCAGTCCTCCTGGCTCATCTCGCTCTTGTGTTCCATTAGGGTCTTCCTCGCCAGGTAGAGCCAGTACCAGCCGTAGTTCTCCTGGGGTTCGCCTATCCAGGTGGAGAGCGTCCCGTCTATCCAGCTGCTCTCGGGCCACTGCATCTCCTCCTTAACGCCGGCCATGTCGTAGAGCTCGCCGAGGCTCTGGGCCTTTAGGAGTGCTTGGACGTTGTCACCGGTCAAATCAAGGCGCTCCATCATCTGTGGCGTGAGCCTGTTGGCCTTGTCGCCGTAGAGCTGGATGTACTCGCTCGGCGTCACAGTTCTTATAAGCCCCTGCTCCTGGAGCTCGGTCAGCTTCTTGTAGAGTTCCGTCAGGAAGAGCTTGCCGTCGTAGGGGTAGTGCTCCCACGGGTTCTCCCCGTCCAGGGTGACCACGTAGACCAGCGAACCGTCGTAGTTCTCCTTCTGTATCTTGAGGAGCTCGTTCACGAAGTCTTCGACGGCCTGGTACTGGTTCATCCCTGCGTAGGTGAAGCCAACGCGGTCGCTCAGCGCGTGGTCTCGCGGGAAGAGGTATATCTTCTTTCCGTTGAACTCGGCCACCCAGGGCTTGTAGTAGTTCTCCACACTGCCCTCAATACCGAGCTTTCCGAGGACCAGCTGGTCGGTCATTACCCATTCCCAGCCGTTGTCGGCGAGGATTTCGAGGGTCTTATCGTTCAGAGCGGACTCCGCCGCCCATCCTCCCCTCGGAACCGCGGTGCCGCCGCCGAGGT
Proteins encoded:
- a CDS encoding UPF0146 family protein, which produces MPLEDFAEFLAREVPRGKIVELGIGFQFKVALKLKSLGYDVLAIDWNPQAVERARELGIEAVRDDLFSPRLELYRNARALYSVRPTPEIVQPILELGRKLGVPVYILPLTGDSMPRGMRLVNHRGLAIYVYNPRTK
- a CDS encoding glucodextranase DOMON-like domain-containing protein, giving the protein MRRVVALFIAILMLGSIVGANVKTVGAAEPKPLNVIIVWHQHQPYYYDPIQGIYTRPWVRLHAANNYWKMAYYLSQYPEVHATIDLSGSLIAQLADYMNGAKDNYQIVTEKIANGEPLTVDEKWFILQAPGGFFDHTIPWNGEPITDPNGNPIRDFWNRYTELKNKMLQAKAKYANLPLEEQKVAVTNEFTEQDYIDLAVLFNLAWIDYNYIMTHPELKALYDKVDEGGYTRDDVKTVLNAQMWLLNHTFEEHEKINLLLGNGNVEVTTVPYAHPIGPILNDFGWESDFNDQVKKADELYKEYLGGGTAVPRGGWAAESALNDKTLEILADNGWEWVMTDQLVLGKLGIEGSVENYYKPWVAEFNGKKIYLFPRDHALSDRVGFTYAGMNQYQAVEDFVNELLKIQKENYDGSLVYVVTLDGENPWEHYPYDGKLFLTELYKKLTELQEQGLIRTVTPSEYIQLYGDKANRLTPQMMERLDLTGDNVQALLKAQSLGELYDMAGVKEEMQWPESSWIDGTLSTWIGEPQENYGWYWLYLARKTLMEHKSEMSQEDWEKAHEYLLRAEASDWFWWYGSDQDSGQDYTFDRYLKTYLYEMYRLAGVEPPSYLFGNYFPDGEPYTTRGLVGLKEGEMKNFSSMSSLAKSVGVYFDGEGLHFLVRGNLSEFEVSIWEKGERVGNTFTLLQERPSEFRYSMFPFSADSVGLMITKHVVYRDGKAEVYKATDYENSEKLGEATVRETSEGIEVVVPFDYLASPSDFYFTVSTVKDGRLEVISTPVELKLPTEVKGVVIADIEDPQGDDHGPGTYTYPTDKVFKPGVFDLLRFRMLEQTDSYVMEFYFKDLGGNPWNGPNGFSLQIIEVYLDFKDGGNSSAIKMFPDGPGANVNLDPDHPWDVAFRIAGWDYGNLIVLPNGTVYQGEMQISADPVKNAVIVKVPKKYITINEDYGLWGAVLTGSQDGYGPDKWRPVAVEAEQWKLGGADPQAVINNVAPRVMDLLAPANFKPTQEEQLSSYDANEMKLATVKALPLLKQGIVVNDPEGDDHGPGTYTYPTDKVFVPGHLDLLKFKMVEGSDDWTLEFYFKDLGGNPWNGPNGFSLQIIEAYFDFREGGNTSAIKMFPDGPGSNVRLDPTHPWDLALRIAGWDYGNLIVLPDGTVYQGEMQISADPVKNAVIVKLPKKYLNISDYGLYTAILVGSQDGYGPDKWRPVAVEAEQWKLGGADPQAVIDNLAPRVVDELVPEGFKPTQEEQLSSYDLEKKTLATVLMIPLVEGTGGEQPTPTETPTETTTTTSETSTTSPSQTTTTSTTGTTTTTTSTSPGEGGGICGPAMLVALATIPLLLRRRR
- a CDS encoding ABC transporter ATP-binding protein, with the protein product MAEVRLTGVWKMFGDFAAVKDMNLHVKDGEFMILLGPSGCGKTTTLRMISGLEEPTKGQIYIGDKLVADPEKGIFVPPKDRDIAMVFQSYALYPHMTVYDNIAFPLKLRKVPKQEIDQRVREVAELLGLTELLKRKPRELSGGQRQRVALGRAIVRKPQVFLMDEPLSNLDAKLRVKMRAELKRLQRQLGVTTIYVTHDQVEAMTMGDRIAVINAGVLQQVGTPDEVYDRPANTFVAGFIGSPPMNFMNATITEDGFADFGEFRLKFLPDQFEVLEERNLVGKEVIFGIRPEDIYDAMFAQVKVPGENMVRAMVEIIENLGSEKIVHLRVGGVTFLGAFRSESKVREGQEVDVVFDMRKAHTFEKKNGKAIF